In one Nicotiana sylvestris chromosome 8, ASM39365v2, whole genome shotgun sequence genomic region, the following are encoded:
- the LOC138874691 gene encoding uncharacterized protein, which translates to MSYDIKVCGVIKKENLPIPPTKNANGEIITSTDHLDLDDYTDEQADVITVNAKAKNLLYNAISGEEYEKISSCETAKEMWDKLEVTYEVTNKVKETKINLLVREYELFQMKDGESFAEIFSRFSKILGDLKSFGRPIKSGEHVRKILTSLPTIWQPKVIALECQDLDKISYNELRGDLIAFEKTHLDRQIQEKKKTVAFKAIMVEPKNEDEIEGGEQDENIAMLSQVMTNMMRRNNNYRRGKINFRKGRASNEIDKNDGRCYKCGKLGHLQADCPELKRKLSRNVQKKKAFGAWSDEEESDHEEIANMCFMALSNNEEPDKLALMTNNNEEEYDSRIPYSSLDEGTSKVRTPLYPSCYELQEFVDIALADIERVVNELRKVKREREKKDWALKLEICEVECDILQEEVNELRLQLNGLQKFSNSSSVQGHKCLYNQKPRKLWGSNLSFFYN; encoded by the coding sequence ATGTCATACGACATCAAAGTATGTGGTGTGATAAAAAAGGAAAATCTTCCAATTCCTCCAACAAAAAATGCAAATGGTGAAATCATCACATCAACTGATCATCTGGATTTGGACGATTACACTGATGAACAAGCTGATGTCATCACTGTGAATGCAAAAGCAAAAAATCTACTATACAACGCTATCAGTGGAGAAGAATATGAAAAAATATCCAGTTGTGAGACTGCAAAAGAAATGTGGGATAAATTGGAAGTCACTTATGAAGTAACCAACAAAGTAAAAGAGACTAAAATAAATCTCCTGGTTAGGGAATATGAATTATTTCAAATGAAGGATGGAGAATCTTTTGCAGAAATATTTTCCAGATTTAGCAAAATTCTTGGAGACCTCAAATCATTTGGAAGACCTATTAAAAGTGGCGAACATGTTAGAAAGATCCTCACAAGTCTACCTACAATTTGGCAACCAAAAGTTATCGCTCTAGAATGTCAAGACCTGGACAAAATCTCCTATAATGAACTCAGAGGTGACTTGATCGCTTTTGAGAAAACTCATCTTGATAGACAAattcaagagaaaaagaaaactgTTGCTTTCAAGGCAATTATGGTTGAACCTAAAAATGAAGATGAAATAGAAGGAGGAGAACAAGATGAAAACATTGCAATGCTATCGCAAGTTATGACCAACATGATGAGAAGAAACAACAACTACAGAAGAGGTAAGATTAATTTTAGAAAAGGAAGGGCGAGCAATGAAATAGATAAAAATGATGGAAGATGTTATAAATGTGGAAAACTCGGACATCTCCAAGCTGACTGTCCTGAATTAAAAAGGAAGCTTAGCAGGAATGTGCAAAAAAAGAAAGCTTTTGGAGCATGGAGCGATGAGGAGGAATCTGATCATGAGGAAATTGCCAATATGTGTTTTATGGCTCTTAGCAACAATGAAGAACCAGATAAACTTGCACTAATGACAAACAACAATGAAGAAGAATATGATTCAAGAATACCCTATTCATCGTTGGATGAAGGAACTAGTAAGGTACGTACTCCTTTATATCCATCTTGTTATGAACTTCAAGAATTTGTTGATATTGCTCTTGCAGACATTGAAAGAGTAGTAAATGAACTCAGAAAAGtcaaaagagaaagagaaaagaaggatTGGGCGCTGAAACTAGAAATATGCGAAGTTGAATGTGATATACTTCAAGAAGAAGTAAACGAACTCAGGCTTCAATTGAATGGTCTACAAAAATTTTCAAATTCTAGTTCAGTTCAAGGACATAAATGTCTATACAATCAAAAACCTAGAAAACTTTGGGGATCAAATTTGTCTTTCTTCTATAATTGA